The Leucobacter viscericola genome includes a window with the following:
- a CDS encoding FAD-dependent oxidoreductase produces MSKMRLAIVGAGPAGIYAADLLLKAERDFEVEIDLFEQLPAPYGLVRYGVSPDHPRIKGIITALREVLDSGQIRYFGNVRYGQDITLEDLKTHYHAVIFSTGAIRDAALTIPGIEAGGSYGAADFVSWFDGHPDVPRTWPLEAAEVGVIGNGNVALDISRMLIKHADDLLPTEIPDNVYQGLKENPIQDLHLFGRRGPKYVKFTPLELRELGEVRDVDMVLDERDFAHDDAYADETLAKNKQVLVMTRVMDKWLQDQRAREESGEHASRRLHMHFWSKPIEVVVEDGRVAGLKIERTAPDGDGGVIDTGEFEVIPMQALYRAIGYFGSPLDEIPFDETAGVIPNSQGRVLDLEGQQIPGVYATGWIKRGPVGLIGHTKSDAMETLECLLEDRAKLWEPEATDTDAVPALLHSRDVPYTTIEGWHRLDEHELGLGEAEGRTRIKVVPRDDMTRISRGE; encoded by the coding sequence ATGAGCAAGATGCGACTGGCAATTGTAGGCGCGGGCCCGGCTGGAATCTACGCGGCTGATCTGCTGCTGAAAGCTGAGCGTGACTTCGAGGTTGAGATCGATCTGTTCGAGCAGCTTCCGGCCCCCTACGGACTCGTGCGCTACGGCGTCTCACCCGATCACCCGCGCATCAAGGGCATCATCACGGCCCTACGCGAGGTGCTTGATAGCGGTCAGATCCGCTACTTCGGCAACGTGCGCTACGGCCAAGACATCACCCTCGAAGACCTGAAGACCCACTACCACGCGGTCATCTTCTCGACCGGCGCGATCCGCGATGCTGCGCTCACGATCCCGGGTATCGAAGCCGGTGGATCCTACGGTGCCGCTGATTTCGTGAGCTGGTTCGACGGCCACCCCGACGTGCCGCGCACCTGGCCCCTCGAGGCCGCCGAGGTCGGCGTGATCGGCAACGGTAACGTCGCCCTCGACATCTCGCGCATGCTCATTAAGCACGCCGACGATCTGCTGCCCACGGAGATCCCCGACAACGTCTACCAGGGCTTGAAAGAAAACCCGATCCAGGATCTGCACCTCTTTGGCCGCCGCGGCCCGAAGTACGTGAAGTTCACACCGCTTGAGCTGCGCGAGCTCGGCGAGGTGCGCGACGTCGACATGGTGCTCGACGAGCGCGATTTCGCCCACGACGACGCTTACGCCGACGAGACCCTCGCCAAGAACAAGCAGGTGCTGGTCATGACTCGCGTCATGGACAAGTGGCTGCAGGATCAGCGAGCGCGCGAGGAGAGCGGCGAGCACGCCTCGCGCCGCCTGCACATGCACTTCTGGTCGAAGCCGATCGAGGTTGTGGTTGAAGACGGTCGTGTTGCTGGGCTCAAGATCGAGCGCACCGCCCCCGATGGTGACGGCGGTGTGATCGATACCGGTGAGTTCGAGGTTATCCCGATGCAGGCGCTCTATCGTGCGATCGGGTACTTTGGATCACCGCTCGACGAGATCCCATTTGATGAGACGGCGGGTGTGATCCCGAACAGCCAGGGCCGCGTGCTCGATCTTGAGGGCCAGCAGATTCCTGGTGTGTACGCGACCGGTTGGATTAAGCGTGGCCCTGTCGGCCTGATCGGTCACACGAAGTCGGATGCGATGGAGACCCTCGAGTGCCTGCTTGAGGATCGCGCGAAGCTTTGGGAGCCCGAGGCCACCGACACGGATGCTGTGCCCGCGCTGCTGCACTCGCGCGATGTTCCGTATACGACGATTGAGGGCTGGCACCGCCTGGACGAGCACGAGCTTGGCCTTGGTGAGGCCGAGGGGCGCACGCGCATCAAGGTGGTTCCGCGCGACGACATGACGCGGATCTCGCGCGGCGAGTAA
- a CDS encoding response regulator, with the protein MTVSILIADDQAMVRAGFAAILDAQPDFEVVGQAENGADAVELSRKLRPDIVLMDVRMPEMNGLEATKQLMDPPPRYEHRPHVIILTTFDIDEYVHDALAAGASGFLLKDAPPADLVHAVRVVAAGDALLAPSVTRRLLDRFAAHRPPSDKHRLRLADLTEREREILVGIGRGLSNAEIAAELFIAEQTVKTHITRIFSKLQLRDRVQAVILAYDAGLVQPDQ; encoded by the coding sequence ATGACCGTATCTATTCTCATCGCCGACGACCAGGCGATGGTGCGGGCGGGGTTCGCCGCAATCCTCGACGCCCAACCCGACTTTGAAGTGGTCGGGCAGGCGGAGAACGGTGCGGACGCCGTGGAGCTCTCGCGCAAACTGCGCCCCGACATCGTACTGATGGACGTGCGCATGCCCGAAATGAACGGGCTTGAGGCGACAAAGCAGCTGATGGATCCGCCGCCGCGCTACGAGCACCGGCCGCACGTGATCATCTTGACCACCTTCGACATCGACGAATACGTGCACGACGCTCTCGCCGCTGGTGCGAGCGGCTTCCTGCTGAAAGACGCACCACCCGCGGACCTGGTGCACGCCGTGCGTGTGGTCGCCGCGGGCGACGCGCTGCTCGCCCCGAGCGTGACTCGGCGACTGCTGGATCGCTTTGCCGCACACCGTCCACCGAGTGACAAGCACCGCCTGCGCCTTGCCGACCTCACCGAGCGCGAGCGCGAGATTCTCGTGGGCATCGGGCGTGGCCTGTCCAACGCCGAGATCGCCGCGGAGCTGTTCATCGCCGAGCAGACGGTGAAGACGCACATCACTCGCATCTTCTCGAAGCTGCAGTTGCGGGACCGTGTGCAGGCCGTCATCCTCGCGTACGACGCGGGTCTGGTGCAGCCGGATCAGTAG
- a CDS encoding sensor histidine kinase has protein sequence MRVQLRQVPWVWVAVSAIAITLFAVSSTLGATVYDSPVAYSLGLSALQVAGVVLVNRFPRWGILTTTVATAVIVALSRTIPPEAPWPIPVTSIIAMVVTLVIGATRGRWLSATVAGALVAAVSTSVATVVGAAMPPGPIVANITVFLTLAAAAVLGGVVLRTAILTRGELREAREVSEIALARREIVEERTRIAREMHDVVAHGMSVIQVQAASARYRYPDISSQVADEFDELAATARTALGEMRALLGVLRADEDAEQAPQPGLAELPDLVAGARSTLLDATLNDLVPEQVRQRMTPVMELTIYRVVQESLSNVVRHAPGSRAEVELSHEAKPGSGSQLRISITNTAPSDAASHGVDTSGHGIRGMQERVAALSGSLRTAPTAEGGFAVLAIIPLTLEASTA, from the coding sequence ATGAGGGTGCAGTTGCGGCAGGTGCCGTGGGTCTGGGTTGCGGTGTCGGCTATCGCCATCACCCTGTTTGCGGTGAGCTCCACGCTCGGGGCCACCGTGTACGACTCCCCCGTCGCCTACAGCCTCGGACTCTCGGCGCTGCAGGTTGCCGGGGTTGTGCTCGTCAACCGTTTTCCCCGCTGGGGAATCCTGACGACCACGGTGGCCACAGCCGTCATAGTGGCGCTCAGCCGCACGATCCCACCCGAGGCACCCTGGCCGATCCCGGTCACGTCCATCATTGCGATGGTGGTCACACTCGTGATCGGAGCCACCCGCGGCCGCTGGCTCTCGGCCACAGTGGCGGGTGCGCTTGTTGCGGCCGTATCGACCAGTGTGGCTACGGTGGTCGGCGCTGCGATGCCGCCCGGCCCGATCGTCGCGAATATCACGGTGTTTCTCACGCTAGCCGCTGCTGCCGTGCTCGGCGGCGTGGTGCTGCGCACCGCGATCCTGACCCGCGGTGAACTTCGCGAAGCCCGTGAAGTGTCGGAGATCGCGCTCGCGCGTCGCGAGATCGTGGAAGAGCGCACGCGGATCGCCCGCGAGATGCACGACGTTGTCGCTCATGGCATGTCGGTGATCCAAGTGCAGGCGGCGAGCGCCCGCTACCGCTACCCCGATATCAGCTCCCAGGTCGCCGACGAGTTTGACGAGCTCGCCGCAACCGCGCGCACCGCCCTCGGTGAGATGCGCGCGCTGCTCGGGGTGCTTCGGGCAGACGAGGATGCCGAGCAGGCGCCACAACCGGGGCTTGCCGAGTTGCCAGACCTCGTTGCGGGAGCACGCTCAACACTGCTCGACGCCACGCTCAACGATCTTGTGCCCGAACAGGTGCGACAGCGCATGACGCCGGTCATGGAGCTCACGATCTATCGAGTGGTTCAAGAATCCCTCAGCAATGTTGTGCGTCACGCCCCGGGGTCACGGGCGGAGGTGGAGCTGAGCCACGAGGCGAAACCAGGATCGGGCAGCCAGCTTCGAATCAGCATCACAAATACGGCTCCCTCGGACGCCGCCTCACACGGTGTCGACACGAGCGGGCACGGGATCCGCGGCATGCAAGAACGAGTCGCAGCTCTCAGCGGTTCGCTCCGCACAGCCCCCACGGCAGAGGGCGGCTTCGCTGTTCTCGCGATCATCCCGCTTACTCTGGAGGCCAGCACAGCATGA
- a CDS encoding ABC transporter ATP-binding protein, with product MTSSQLPSSAHNSPSSQTETKRQPTLKALARLLPFAKPALPRLIGGLFVGLGAALAALAIPLVLQWVIDGPLSAAMQSNGDRSQIVWATLGVLGLGIIEAALVYFRRVLVLAPSTEVEYAVRQSFTERLLRLPVAFHDRWQSGQLLSRMMQDISMIRRWLAFGSILLLINLITIVVGTALLFRWHWSLGVVFVVCSIPIWVVGFRFEQRYGTLSRNSQDQAGDLATSVEESVHGIRVLKAFGRGSHALNKFVKQAETLRDTELKKGYEVGLLWFWYDLVPVLALGLSLITGIWLVSRGELTVGELFAFFAMATALRWPMGSLGFLFSFLIDTRTATDRVFEVFDSQVVIRDPADPKTIADPKGELAFRDVHFHYPDARDSETDIIDGFDLVLRPGETMALVGVTGSGKTTLTTLPTRLYDVTAGAVEIDGIDVRELRLEELRSLIGVAFEEPVLFSSTVRENVLLGRHDLDLHSAEADAVLREALDVAQASFVFDLPDGLDTAVGEEGLSLSGGQRQRLALARVVAAKPAILVLDDPLSALDVDTEALVEAALRRVLANTTALIVAHRPSTVALADRVAVMRDGRIEAVGTHAELLRTSAHYRHLIVSITPEATR from the coding sequence ATGACTTCTTCACAACTGCCCTCTTCGGCACACAATTCACCTTCGTCACAGACCGAGACGAAACGACAGCCAACTCTTAAGGCGCTCGCTCGCCTGCTGCCGTTTGCCAAACCCGCACTTCCCCGCCTCATCGGCGGCCTCTTTGTGGGCCTCGGAGCGGCCCTCGCCGCCCTCGCCATCCCACTCGTACTGCAGTGGGTCATCGATGGCCCGCTGAGCGCCGCCATGCAAAGCAACGGCGATCGTTCACAGATCGTCTGGGCCACACTCGGGGTGCTCGGGCTCGGAATCATCGAGGCCGCACTCGTGTACTTCCGGCGTGTGCTCGTGCTCGCACCCTCGACCGAGGTCGAGTACGCGGTGCGACAGAGCTTCACCGAGCGCCTGCTGCGTCTGCCGGTTGCGTTCCACGACCGCTGGCAGTCGGGCCAGCTGCTGAGCCGTATGATGCAAGACATCAGCATGATCCGGCGCTGGCTCGCGTTCGGCTCGATCCTGCTGCTCATCAACCTGATCACAATCGTCGTCGGAACGGCGCTGCTGTTCCGCTGGCACTGGTCGCTCGGTGTGGTGTTTGTGGTGTGCTCGATTCCGATCTGGGTGGTGGGTTTCCGCTTTGAGCAGCGCTACGGCACGCTGTCGCGCAACAGCCAGGATCAGGCGGGTGACCTCGCGACCTCCGTTGAAGAGAGCGTGCACGGCATCCGGGTGCTCAAGGCCTTCGGTCGTGGCAGCCACGCGCTCAACAAGTTCGTGAAACAGGCCGAGACCCTGCGCGACACCGAGCTCAAAAAGGGCTACGAGGTTGGGCTGCTGTGGTTCTGGTACGACCTGGTTCCGGTGCTCGCGCTCGGGCTGAGCCTGATCACGGGCATCTGGCTGGTGAGTCGTGGCGAACTAACGGTGGGTGAGCTGTTCGCATTCTTCGCGATGGCAACGGCGCTGCGCTGGCCGATGGGATCGCTCGGCTTCCTATTCTCCTTCCTGATCGACACCCGCACCGCGACGGATCGTGTGTTCGAGGTGTTCGATTCACAGGTGGTGATTCGGGATCCCGCTGACCCCAAAACGATCGCAGACCCGAAGGGGGAGCTCGCGTTTCGAGACGTGCACTTCCACTACCCCGACGCGCGTGACAGCGAGACCGACATCATTGACGGCTTCGACCTTGTGTTGCGGCCGGGCGAAACGATGGCCCTTGTTGGGGTCACGGGCAGCGGCAAGACCACACTCACGACCCTGCCGACGCGACTCTACGATGTGACGGCCGGTGCCGTCGAGATCGACGGAATCGACGTGCGCGAGCTGCGCCTCGAAGAACTGCGCAGCCTCATTGGTGTTGCGTTCGAGGAGCCGGTTCTGTTCTCGTCGACGGTTCGCGAGAACGTGCTGCTTGGTCGCCACGACCTTGACCTGCACAGCGCCGAGGCCGACGCGGTGCTTCGAGAGGCACTTGACGTCGCCCAGGCGAGCTTCGTGTTCGATCTGCCCGATGGCCTCGACACCGCGGTTGGTGAGGAAGGGCTGAGCCTTTCCGGCGGCCAACGGCAGCGCCTCGCTCTCGCACGAGTGGTGGCGGCGAAGCCAGCGATCCTCGTGCTCGATGATCCGCTGTCGGCCCTCGATGTCGACACCGAAGCGCTTGTTGAGGCGGCCCTGAGGCGGGTACTCGCAAACACGACGGCGCTGATCGTCGCCCACCGACCCTCAACCGTCGCCCTCGCTGACCGCGTCGCGGTCATGCGCGACGGCCGCATCGAGGCAGTCGGCACCCACGCGGAGTTGCTGCGCACGAGCGCGCACTACCGCCACCTGATCGTCAGTATTACCCCGGAGGCAACGCGATGA
- a CDS encoding ABC transporter ATP-binding protein yields MSAESVRGTSGEDREHYTKAESRAIRRRSLHLLGSILKPLRKLMLLTAVVVVVSTGMRVIGPMLIAAGIDDALPRAIDQGDWVPAVLITIAFLLSGAIAAGLVGWYVVLIARLTQAVMLEMRMRIFRHTQRLSLEFHEGYTSGRIISRQTSDLESIQELLDGSLNELIDAVLIGTFTVIALCLLDWQSGVLLICMGIPLAILMRWFVIESQKGFRGTRVASARLIVQFVEMMTGIRAVQAFRTERRNAKAFAEVSDEYRRTNLRVIRLYGVLDPGLILLANVTIAAVLLWGALRVSEGTLALGVLLAAVLYVRNFFGPIEEVAMFLNSYQSAAAALEKVSGVLEEEPTVPDPAQPIALPRARGSLAFDRVEFGYGNGRKVLSECSLELPAGQTVALVGTTGAGKSTLAKLVARFYDPTSGAVLLDGVDLRSLAAEDLRRAIVMVTQEAYLFSGTVAENIALGKPSATAAEIRAAARTVGAESFIDALPDGFDTDVNKRGGRVSAGQRQLISFARAFLADPAVLILDEATASLDLPSERLVQEALQRLLADRTAIIIAHRLSTVAIADRVLVMEHGRVIEDGSPEELVSAGGRFAKLHAEWQSTLAG; encoded by the coding sequence ATGAGCGCGGAAAGCGTGCGCGGCACGAGCGGTGAAGACCGCGAACACTACACAAAGGCGGAGAGCCGGGCGATCCGGCGCCGCTCACTGCACCTGCTCGGCTCGATCCTGAAGCCGTTGCGCAAGCTCATGCTGCTGACGGCGGTTGTGGTGGTCGTCTCGACGGGGATGCGGGTGATCGGCCCGATGCTGATCGCGGCGGGCATCGACGATGCGCTTCCCCGCGCTATCGACCAGGGTGATTGGGTGCCCGCGGTCTTGATCACCATCGCGTTCCTGCTCTCGGGAGCGATCGCGGCGGGGCTCGTCGGTTGGTACGTCGTGCTGATCGCGCGCCTCACCCAGGCGGTGATGCTCGAGATGCGCATGCGCATTTTCAGGCACACGCAGCGCCTCAGCCTGGAGTTTCACGAGGGCTACACGTCGGGGCGCATCATCTCGCGGCAAACGAGTGACCTGGAGTCGATCCAGGAGCTGCTCGACGGCAGCCTGAACGAGCTGATCGACGCGGTGCTGATCGGCACATTTACCGTCATCGCGCTCTGCCTGCTCGATTGGCAAAGCGGGGTGTTGCTGATCTGCATGGGCATTCCGCTCGCCATTTTGATGCGCTGGTTTGTGATCGAGTCGCAGAAGGGGTTCCGCGGTACTCGTGTCGCGAGCGCGCGCCTGATCGTGCAGTTCGTCGAGATGATGACGGGGATCCGCGCCGTGCAGGCCTTCCGCACCGAACGTCGCAATGCAAAGGCGTTTGCGGAGGTCTCGGACGAGTACCGGCGCACGAACCTGCGCGTGATTCGCCTGTATGGCGTGCTTGATCCTGGCCTGATTTTGCTCGCGAACGTGACGATTGCGGCCGTGCTGCTGTGGGGTGCGCTGCGCGTGAGTGAGGGGACCTTGGCGCTCGGTGTTCTGCTCGCGGCGGTGCTGTACGTGCGCAACTTCTTCGGCCCGATTGAAGAGGTCGCCATGTTCTTGAACTCATACCAGTCGGCGGCCGCGGCACTTGAGAAGGTGTCGGGTGTGCTGGAGGAGGAGCCGACGGTTCCGGATCCTGCACAGCCTATTGCGCTGCCGCGCGCTCGCGGCTCGCTTGCCTTTGACCGCGTGGAGTTTGGGTACGGAAACGGCCGCAAGGTGTTGTCAGAGTGCTCGCTCGAATTGCCCGCTGGGCAGACGGTGGCGCTTGTTGGTACGACCGGTGCGGGCAAGTCGACACTCGCGAAGCTGGTGGCGCGGTTCTACGATCCGACGTCTGGTGCCGTGCTTCTCGACGGGGTCGATTTGCGCTCGCTTGCCGCTGAGGATCTGCGGCGCGCTATCGTGATGGTGACGCAGGAGGCGTACCTCTTTAGTGGCACGGTCGCGGAGAACATTGCGCTGGGCAAACCCTCGGCGACGGCTGCTGAGATTCGTGCGGCGGCCCGAACCGTCGGGGCTGAGTCGTTCATTGATGCGCTACCTGACGGGTTTGATACCGATGTGAACAAGCGAGGCGGCAGGGTGTCGGCGGGGCAGCGTCAGCTGATCTCGTTTGCCCGGGCGTTCCTCGCGGATCCGGCCGTGCTGATCCTCGACGAGGCGACTGCCTCGCTTGACCTGCCGAGCGAGCGCCTGGTGCAGGAGGCGCTGCAAAGACTGCTCGCGGATCGAACGGCGATCATCATCGCGCACCGCCTGTCGACAGTGGCGATTGCCGATCGAGTGCTGGTGATGGAGCACGGCCGGGTGATTGAGGATGGTTCGCCCGAGGAGCTGGTCTCTGCTGGGGGTCGCTTCGCGAAACTGCACGCCGAGTGGCAGAGCACGCTGGCTGGGTAG
- a CDS encoding Sir2 family NAD-dependent protein deacetylase: MGHNIDELVTLFEASPVAVLTGAGISTDSGIPDYRGEGSPPRTPMSISQFTDDPQYRRRFWAGARVGSSRFSAIQPNAGHIALAHLEAAGRINGVITQNVDGLHRRAGSRTVVELHGSGSTIRCVNCDFRTTRNEVLGWFDALNPGYAERHAGAEIAPDGDAAVAETDAVEVPTCPMCGGMLRPDVVYFGETVPPKVFAAAEVLLNEAGALILAGTSLAVNTGVRLVHRAERRGIPVAVINRGPTAVDARADVRLEGGTTEILTELAARLR, from the coding sequence ATGGGCCACAACATCGACGAACTCGTCACCCTTTTCGAGGCGAGTCCGGTCGCAGTGCTCACGGGTGCTGGGATCAGCACCGACTCCGGCATCCCTGACTACCGCGGCGAGGGATCCCCTCCCCGCACCCCCATGAGCATCTCGCAGTTCACCGATGACCCGCAGTACCGCCGCCGATTCTGGGCAGGAGCCCGCGTCGGCTCATCTCGGTTCTCAGCCATACAACCCAACGCTGGCCATATCGCTCTTGCTCACCTCGAAGCCGCCGGGCGCATCAACGGTGTCATCACGCAGAATGTCGATGGGCTGCATCGCCGCGCTGGATCCCGAACGGTCGTTGAACTACACGGCAGCGGGAGCACGATTCGCTGCGTCAACTGCGACTTCCGCACAACACGCAACGAGGTGCTGGGCTGGTTCGATGCTCTCAACCCTGGCTACGCGGAGCGCCACGCGGGCGCGGAAATCGCGCCCGATGGTGATGCCGCAGTCGCCGAGACTGATGCCGTTGAGGTGCCCACCTGCCCAATGTGCGGAGGCATGCTCCGGCCCGATGTTGTGTACTTCGGCGAAACCGTCCCGCCGAAGGTCTTCGCGGCCGCCGAGGTGCTCCTCAATGAGGCCGGAGCGCTGATCCTCGCCGGCACCTCACTAGCCGTCAACACTGGAGTGCGGCTTGTGCACCGTGCGGAGCGGCGCGGGATCCCCGTCGCCGTGATCAATCGCGGCCCCACTGCGGTGGATGCCCGCGCCGACGTGCGCCTCGAGGGTGGCACGACCGAGATCCTGACGGAACTGGCAGCGCGGCTGAGATAG
- a CDS encoding helix-turn-helix domain-containing protein, translated as MNAAISLVEPVENVTLGELLLALGPNTVTLLGRGDTKLTVRGTDFYDALEELREDPDTLLLAPSAAEMPAAHIAALAERAAQLRYSAIAVKCHEGDIATYTAIAESSGVPIIRVSERLSWRLFDAYIAQLLGEQHHSEDTHRDRGAEPLFALTNELAEFFGGSVTIEDLGRRIIAYSSVPGQLIDTHRTQGILTRRVPDSPLNDDQYRTVLRSDDPIKYPHIDDEEPRVTIAIRAGALPLGTVWAIDASGDAPLTTEQARRIRAAAVVAASHMLDDIRVRKATQIPREDRLRTLLDGTDVMGSELAELGMTEERGATLLAFAHPKAELPTVPAQLRSTVQRHLELYRPEAVTVVRGGRVYALVANDPTTVASSLAEPLIPILDRLIGPGVLVTAPGVAHRSAEIAPLRDLADRLFDTASRRPQAPLGVKDRVLTVESLRPMLVFERAATMFASSPELRSTELERMVFEEPQLAETLRVWCGSFGNVAQTARVLGIHENTARYRLRRAEEKYGIDLVEPDALLVTWLQLRAIHS; from the coding sequence ATGAATGCAGCTATTTCTCTAGTTGAGCCTGTCGAGAACGTGACGCTCGGTGAGTTGCTGCTGGCGCTCGGACCCAATACGGTCACCCTGCTCGGCCGCGGAGACACCAAGCTCACGGTGCGCGGCACCGACTTCTACGATGCGCTCGAAGAACTGCGCGAGGATCCTGACACCCTTCTACTTGCTCCCTCTGCCGCAGAGATGCCCGCGGCCCACATCGCCGCCCTCGCGGAGCGCGCCGCGCAGCTGCGGTATTCGGCCATTGCCGTGAAGTGCCACGAGGGTGACATCGCCACCTACACCGCCATTGCCGAGTCGAGCGGTGTGCCCATCATCCGCGTGAGCGAGCGCCTCAGCTGGCGGCTCTTTGATGCGTACATTGCGCAGTTGTTGGGCGAGCAACACCACAGCGAAGACACCCACCGGGATCGCGGGGCAGAGCCCCTCTTCGCGCTCACAAACGAGCTCGCCGAGTTTTTCGGAGGATCCGTCACCATCGAGGATTTGGGGCGCAGGATCATCGCCTACTCTTCAGTGCCCGGCCAACTCATCGACACGCACCGCACCCAGGGCATCCTGACCCGGCGCGTACCCGATTCCCCACTCAACGACGATCAGTACCGCACGGTGCTGCGCTCCGATGACCCGATCAAGTACCCGCACATTGACGACGAGGAGCCCCGAGTTACCATCGCCATTCGCGCGGGTGCTCTGCCACTCGGCACGGTGTGGGCGATTGATGCCTCCGGCGACGCTCCCCTCACCACCGAGCAAGCCAGGCGCATTAGGGCCGCCGCGGTTGTCGCGGCGTCACACATGCTCGACGACATTCGGGTGCGAAAGGCGACGCAGATCCCGCGCGAGGATCGTCTTCGCACCCTGCTCGACGGAACTGATGTGATGGGGTCAGAGCTTGCCGAGCTCGGCATGACGGAGGAGCGAGGCGCAACTCTGTTGGCCTTTGCCCACCCGAAAGCGGAACTGCCCACCGTTCCTGCGCAGCTGCGGTCAACGGTGCAGCGCCACCTTGAGCTGTATCGCCCCGAGGCCGTAACGGTCGTGCGCGGCGGGAGGGTTTACGCTCTCGTTGCGAATGATCCCACGACTGTTGCGAGTTCGCTCGCAGAACCGCTGATCCCGATCCTCGACCGCCTCATCGGCCCCGGCGTTCTTGTGACCGCACCCGGGGTCGCGCACAGATCCGCCGAGATTGCCCCGCTGCGCGACCTCGCCGATCGACTATTCGATACCGCATCGCGGCGGCCGCAGGCACCGTTAGGTGTGAAGGATCGTGTGCTCACCGTCGAATCGCTGCGGCCCATGCTCGTGTTTGAACGGGCCGCGACGATGTTCGCGAGCAGCCCCGAACTGCGTTCGACGGAGCTTGAGCGCATGGTTTTCGAGGAACCTCAGCTCGCTGAGACCCTTCGCGTGTGGTGCGGCAGCTTTGGCAACGTCGCACAGACCGCGCGTGTGCTCGGAATCCACGAGAACACCGCCCGCTATCGCCTGCGTCGAGCCGAGGAGAAGTACGGGATTGACCTTGTGGAGCCGGATGCGTTGCTGGTGACGTGGTTGCAACTGCGAGCAATTCACTCCTGA